DNA from Halorarum salinum:
GCACGAAGACCCATGACACGACGCAAACGTCTCGCGCTGATCGGTATCGCACTCGCACTGTTCCTCGTCCTGCGGCGACGGCGGCGCTCCGGGACGGAGCCGGCCGAGGACGACGAGGAAGGAGAGGCGAAGATCGACGTCACGGTCTGACGGATGTACGAGGGGAAGACGGTCGGCGTCGTCGTTCCGGCCTACAACGAGGAGCAGTTCATCGGGGAGGTCATCGACACCCTCCCGGAGTTCGTCGACCGCGCGTACGTCATCGACGACGCGTCGACCGACGACACGTGGGCGGAGATCGAGGACCACGCGGCCGCGGTCAACCAGGCGGTCCCGGAGGACCCGCCGCTGACCGACGGCGGCGTGGAACTCGACCCGCGGGTCGTCCCCATCCAGCACGAGGAGAACCGGGGCGTCGGCGGCGCCATCAAGACGGGCTACCTGCGGGCGCTCGAGGACGGCGTCGACGTGACGGCGGTGATGGGCGGGGACGGCCAGACCGAACCGGACATCGTCGAGCGCATCGTCGCGCCGGTGGCCGAGGGGAAGGCCGACTACGCGAAGGGCAACCGCCTCCTCGACCGCGACCGGGACGACATGCCCATGTTCCGGCAGGTGGGCAACTTCATGCTCACCTTCCTCACGAAGATCGCGAGCGGCTACTGGAAGATGATGGACCCGCAGAACGGGTCGACGGCGATCTCCCACGAGGCGCTCGAACGGGTCGGCATCGAGGACATGTACGAGGGGTACGGCTACTGCAACGACCTCCTCATCCGGCTGAACACCCGGAACGTGACCGTCGCCGACGTCTCGCGGCGCGCCGTGTACAAGGACGAGAC
Protein-coding regions in this window:
- a CDS encoding glycosyltransferase family 2 protein — protein: MYEGKTVGVVVPAYNEEQFIGEVIDTLPEFVDRAYVIDDASTDDTWAEIEDHAAAVNQAVPEDPPLTDGGVELDPRVVPIQHEENRGVGGAIKTGYLRALEDGVDVTAVMGGDGQTEPDIVERIVAPVAEGKADYAKGNRLLDRDRDDMPMFRQVGNFMLTFLTKIASGYWKMMDPQNGSTAISHEALERVGIEDMYEGYGYCNDLLIRLNTRNVTVADVSRRAVYKDETSHIDYRTYVPKVSTMLLRGFLRRLRVKYFVNDFHPLPLFYYLGALGAGSGVLALVANAVRRGREDGPAGGLALFLVGCVTLLLAMVFDLEENRDLEVLLYDR